The following are encoded together in the Bradyrhizobium sp. CCGUVB1N3 genome:
- a CDS encoding YciI family protein: MRFMMLMIPLGYETAPKDVQLDPERVAAMMRYNEALQNAGVLITLEGLHPPSTGARVSFATGEPIVTDGPFAESKEVLGGYWMIEVASREEAIAWAKKCPASPNEIIEIRQVQEMADFSSDVQEAAAGFAELRKGGQPGR; encoded by the coding sequence ATGCGCTTCATGATGCTGATGATCCCGCTCGGCTACGAGACTGCGCCGAAGGACGTTCAACTCGATCCGGAGCGCGTCGCCGCCATGATGCGCTACAACGAGGCGCTCCAGAATGCCGGCGTTCTGATCACGCTCGAAGGTTTGCATCCGCCCTCGACGGGCGCGCGCGTTTCGTTTGCGACCGGCGAGCCGATCGTGACCGACGGCCCCTTTGCCGAGTCCAAGGAAGTCTTGGGGGGCTACTGGATGATCGAGGTCGCTTCGCGCGAGGAAGCGATCGCCTGGGCGAAGAAGTGCCCGGCCTCGCCGAACGAGATCATCGAAATCCGCCAGGTGCAGGAGATGGCCGACTTTTCGTCAGATGTGCAGGAAGCGGCCGCCGGCTTCGCCGAGCTGCGGAAAGGCGGCCAGCCCGGCCGCTAG
- a CDS encoding nuclear transport factor 2 family protein, whose amino-acid sequence MTLTPADRATLIRNLFAAYLANDRARVADALAVNFRFTSPFDDNLDKQTYFERCWRDAGWIARHDIERIFIQGDEAFVTYRCLATDGKSFRNTEFMTFAGDRIARIDVYFGATYRDGAFLRQQG is encoded by the coding sequence ATGACGCTCACACCGGCAGACCGCGCCACGCTGATCCGCAATCTCTTCGCCGCCTATCTCGCCAACGACCGCGCCCGCGTCGCGGACGCGCTCGCCGTCAACTTCCGCTTCACCAGTCCCTTCGACGACAATCTCGACAAGCAGACTTACTTCGAGCGCTGCTGGAGGGACGCCGGCTGGATCGCGCGCCACGACATCGAGCGCATCTTCATCCAGGGTGACGAGGCCTTCGTCACCTACCGATGTCTGGCAACAGACGGCAAGAGCTTCCGCAATACCGAGTTCATGACTTTTGCAGGCGACCGGATTGCCCGCATTGACGTCTATTTCGGCGCGACCTATCGGGACGGCGCCTTCCTGCGGCAGCAGGGCTAG